The sequence below is a genomic window from Draconibacterium halophilum.
CGGTATTTCTTTTATCTGAAACGTTTTTAGGCTTGGTACCACCGGAAATGTTTATCGCCTGGGCATCAAAACTTGAAATACCTTGGGGAGCCTTATTTATTTTAGCTACAGTGTCGTACATCGGAGGAATAATTTCGTACTTTCTGGGAACGCGCTTATTTTTAATTCCATCGGTAAAAAACCACATCGAAAATAAAATACAAAAACACATTGTCAACCTGCGAAAATGGGGTGGCATATTTGTTTTTTTAGGAGCTGTTTCTCCAGTTCCCCACTCTATTGTAAGCCTCGCATCAGGATTAATAAAATACGATTTTAAAGGCTACTTGTTGTGGTCTCTTTTCAGGTATATGCGTTTTATCTTTTACGCCTTAATTATTTTTGGGATTTTTTAAACCTATTGCACTTCGGAATCAATTGCAAAATTTGGGGGTTTACAGTTTTTGAGAACGATAAACTCTAATGATTTTCCTGCCGGAGGCCTTCATTTTTGCCTTAATGCAAAAACGAAGCACGAGGAAGGCATTTCCGAGCTCAAGGCTCCTTTTGATCTTCACCCTCCGTTTTTATAAAACCTAAGTTCGGACGGGTGATCTCCTCGTCCACTCGGAGCTTCCCGCTCTCTATGGTTTTATTTCAACTCCGGGCAAAGACCAAAAGAGGCCGATCAATAATTTAACGTCAGCGACTTCGGAGCCTGGCCTCGTCCGGTGAGCCGGAAAACAAGTGGTGACGGCGTTAAAAAATTACTGCTGTTTGAGGAGGTACGACTGCCTGTCCCGATCGTAGCATCGGGAAGTTTCAGGAATTTTAGACGGCATCGCGTACCTGCCTGCCGGTAGGCAGGGCTTTTCCGAGGGAAGCGGGCGCAGCCTTGAGTTTTTTGTTTACTTATTGTCTCAAGACAAAAAGTAAAATAGGTCCGATAGGACAAAGCTTGTTTCTTGTGGTTTTTAGCTTGATTTAATCCTGACAACTTCTGGAGCA
It includes:
- a CDS encoding YqaA family protein; this encodes MNRYYRITQFYPFLKSTAYKGITVISLFVLLLVGLEIFLLDFNLILNNLVDTYSPKIIYSVFLLSETFLGLVPPEMFIAWASKLEIPWGALFILATVSYIGGIISYFLGTRLFLIPSVKNHIENKIQKHIVNLRKWGGIFVFLGAVSPVPHSIVSLASGLIKYDFKGYLLWSLFRYMRFIFYALIIFGIF